One window from the genome of Pseudonocardia hierapolitana encodes:
- a CDS encoding Asp23/Gls24 family envelope stress response protein, with product MNPLPAVEERGRLEIHPAVLRKIVEHAADQVPGTLRHERRLAGIDIGEAGASARIVTGSGDPPTVDIRLELTLQYPAPVRTVVADVRAKVDEELARVTGHRVRAMTVTIAGLRSAHPTAARLH from the coding sequence GTGAACCCGCTCCCGGCCGTCGAGGAGCGTGGCCGGCTCGAGATCCATCCCGCCGTGCTGCGCAAGATCGTCGAGCACGCCGCGGACCAGGTGCCCGGCACCCTCCGCCACGAGCGGCGCCTCGCCGGCATCGACATCGGCGAGGCCGGGGCGAGCGCACGCATCGTCACCGGGTCCGGCGATCCGCCCACCGTCGACATCCGGCTCGAGCTCACGCTCCAGTACCCCGCCCCGGTGCGCACGGTCGTCGCGGACGTGCGGGCCAAGGTGGACGAGGAACTCGCGCGCGTCACCGGGCACCGCGTGCGCGCCATGACCGTGACCATCGCAGGCCTGCGGTCGGCGCACCCCACGGCGGCCCGGCTGCACTGA
- a CDS encoding glycoside hydrolase family 13 protein produces the protein MPDPAAWWRQAVVYQIYPRSFADSNGDGIGDLPGITSRAGYLRELGIDAVWLSPFYPSALADGGYDVDDHRDVDPKIGTLAQFDDMVAALKAAGIRLIVDIVPNHTSDRHEWFRAALAAPPGSPERDRYVFRQGQGPNGERPPSDWTAAFGGPAWEPVGDGQWYLHMFAPEQPDLNWDNREVRDDFLKTLQFWADRGVDGFRVDVANALAKDLTPPLPSQAELDAEDLPDGVHRLLDRDEVHEIYEEWRELFDRYDPPRTAVAEAWVRSAHRRARYASPEGLGQAFNFDLLLASWDATEFRKIIEENLAHARSAGTSSTWVFSNHDVVRHATRYALPAGTDLKAWLLGDGTNPPADLERGLRRARAATLLALALPGSTYLYQGEELGLPEVADLPPEVLQDPTWIRSGGTHKGRDGCRVPLPWASSGPSLGFGPGPAHLPQPAVFAELSVERQEADEASTLALYRRALAERRRLQTAEAMEWAEDAPDDVVELSRPNGWTCITNFGENPVPLPQGRLILSSAPLPEGALPGDTTVWLETTG, from the coding sequence GTGCCGGACCCCGCGGCGTGGTGGCGACAGGCCGTCGTCTACCAGATCTATCCCCGCAGCTTCGCCGACTCGAACGGCGACGGCATCGGCGACCTGCCGGGGATCACGAGCCGCGCCGGGTACCTGCGCGAGCTCGGCATCGATGCGGTGTGGCTGTCGCCGTTCTACCCGTCCGCGCTCGCCGACGGCGGCTACGACGTCGACGACCACCGCGACGTCGACCCCAAGATCGGCACGCTCGCACAGTTCGACGACATGGTCGCTGCGCTGAAGGCGGCCGGCATCAGGCTGATCGTCGACATCGTCCCCAACCACACCTCCGACCGGCACGAGTGGTTCCGCGCGGCCCTCGCCGCCCCGCCCGGCTCGCCCGAGCGCGACCGGTACGTCTTCCGCCAGGGCCAGGGCCCGAACGGCGAGCGGCCACCCAGCGACTGGACCGCCGCTTTCGGCGGGCCTGCGTGGGAGCCGGTCGGCGACGGTCAGTGGTACCTGCACATGTTCGCGCCCGAGCAGCCGGACCTGAACTGGGACAACCGCGAGGTCAGGGACGACTTCCTGAAGACGTTGCAGTTCTGGGCGGACCGCGGCGTCGACGGGTTCCGGGTGGACGTCGCCAACGCGCTCGCCAAGGACCTCACGCCGCCACTTCCCAGCCAGGCGGAACTGGACGCCGAGGACCTGCCCGACGGCGTGCACCGGCTGCTCGACCGGGACGAGGTGCACGAGATCTACGAGGAGTGGCGGGAGCTCTTCGACCGCTACGACCCACCGCGCACGGCCGTGGCGGAGGCGTGGGTGCGCTCCGCCCACCGCCGGGCCCGCTACGCCTCCCCCGAGGGCCTCGGCCAGGCCTTCAACTTCGACCTGCTGCTGGCGTCATGGGACGCCACCGAGTTCCGGAAGATCATCGAGGAGAACCTGGCCCACGCCCGGTCGGCCGGCACGTCGTCGACATGGGTGTTCTCCAACCACGACGTCGTGCGCCACGCCACCCGGTACGCCCTGCCTGCGGGCACCGACCTCAAGGCATGGTTGCTGGGCGACGGCACGAACCCGCCTGCGGACCTCGAGCGCGGCCTGCGCCGCGCCCGCGCGGCCACCCTGCTCGCGCTCGCACTGCCCGGTTCGACCTACCTGTACCAAGGAGAGGAGCTCGGCCTGCCCGAGGTCGCCGACCTCCCGCCCGAGGTGCTGCAGGACCCCACCTGGATCCGCTCCGGCGGCACGCACAAGGGGCGCGACGGCTGCCGGGTGCCGCTGCCGTGGGCGTCGAGCGGCCCGTCGCTCGGCTTCGGCCCGGGTCCGGCGCACCTCCCCCAGCCCGCGGTGTTCGCCGAGCTGTCGGTCGAGCGCCAGGAGGCGGACGAGGCCTCCACCCTCGCCCTCTACCGCCGGGCGCTTGCCGAGCGGCGCCGCCTGCAGACCGCCGAGGCCATGGAATGGGCCGAGGACGCGCCGGACGACGTCGTCGAGCTCAGCCGCCCGAACGGTTGGACCTGCATCACGAACTTCGGCGAGAACCCGGTGCCGCTTCCGCAGGGCCGGTTGATCCTCTCCAGCGCCCCCCTGCCGGAGGGGGCGCTCCCCGGCGACACGACGGTCTGGCTCGAGACGACCGGCTGA
- a CDS encoding aspartate aminotransferase family protein, translated as MSEDATDTAFWHPFAAMGAVRRSEFVITRGEDVWVWDEAGQRYLDATASLWCVNVGHGRAEIADAVAAQMRELATYHTFTDVANRPALELTRRLAGLAPVPGAKIFLVNGGGEAIDTAAKIAREYFARTGQPERTVLISRRHAYHGTHGFGTALAGIPANRLAAPFVPDVAQVEWNDPDALDAEIERIGPGRVAAFFAEPVIGAGGVLPPPPGYIERVREICTRHGVLLVIDSVICGFGRLGDWFGVDRFGIVPDLVTFAKGITSGYVQLGGVVAHERVAEPFFADGAAPFRHGATYSGHPTACAAALANLDVMENEGLLKRADGLELPLHEAVQSLADHPLVVEARGGTGVLAAIELDPERLAANPGLPAAVAAGARRRGVLVRPMVSAVAVSPPLTLAEEHLDLMTEAFRGGLDDAAR; from the coding sequence ATGAGTGAGGACGCGACCGACACCGCTTTCTGGCACCCGTTCGCCGCGATGGGCGCCGTGCGCCGCTCCGAGTTCGTGATCACCCGTGGCGAGGACGTGTGGGTCTGGGACGAGGCGGGGCAGCGATACCTGGACGCCACGGCGAGCCTGTGGTGCGTCAACGTCGGCCACGGCCGGGCGGAGATCGCCGACGCCGTGGCCGCGCAGATGCGCGAGCTCGCCACCTACCACACGTTCACCGACGTCGCGAACCGTCCGGCGCTCGAGCTCACCCGCAGGCTCGCCGGGTTGGCGCCGGTCCCGGGAGCGAAGATCTTCCTGGTCAACGGTGGTGGTGAGGCCATCGACACCGCCGCGAAGATCGCTCGCGAGTACTTCGCACGCACGGGGCAGCCGGAGCGCACCGTGCTGATCAGCCGCCGGCACGCCTACCACGGCACCCACGGGTTCGGCACCGCGCTCGCCGGGATCCCGGCCAACCGGCTCGCCGCCCCGTTCGTGCCCGACGTCGCGCAGGTGGAGTGGAACGACCCGGACGCGCTCGACGCCGAGATCGAGCGGATCGGGCCGGGACGGGTGGCCGCGTTCTTCGCCGAGCCCGTGATCGGCGCAGGCGGCGTCCTGCCCCCGCCGCCCGGCTACATCGAGCGCGTGCGCGAGATCTGCACGCGCCACGGCGTGCTGCTCGTCATCGACAGCGTCATCTGCGGGTTCGGCAGGCTCGGCGACTGGTTCGGGGTCGACCGGTTCGGGATCGTGCCCGACCTCGTCACGTTCGCCAAGGGCATCACCAGCGGGTACGTGCAGCTGGGCGGGGTGGTGGCGCACGAGCGGGTGGCCGAGCCGTTCTTCGCCGACGGCGCCGCCCCGTTCCGGCACGGGGCCACCTACTCCGGCCACCCGACGGCATGCGCCGCCGCGCTGGCGAACCTCGACGTGATGGAGAACGAGGGACTGCTCAAGCGGGCCGACGGGCTGGAGCTGCCGCTCCACGAGGCGGTGCAGTCGCTCGCCGACCATCCCCTCGTCGTCGAGGCCCGCGGCGGCACCGGCGTGCTCGCCGCCATCGAGCTCGACCCGGAGCGGCTGGCCGCGAACCCGGGGTTGCCGGCCGCCGTGGCCGCAGGGGCGCGCCGGCGCGGCGTGCTCGTGCGGCCGATGGTCTCGGCCGTCGCCGTCTCGCCGCCGCTCACCCTGGCCGAGGAGCACCTCGATCTGATGACGGAGGCGTTCCGCGGCGGCCTGGACGACGCGGCGCGGTAA
- a CDS encoding alkaline shock response membrane anchor protein AmaP has product MTTDLPKTTGAGSSALRRRAAAASARSTAGERTLAVVVGLVLLAAGTLVTLLSYGVFGTARASRPLLDPMIVDALRAQPLVALVAAIVGGLLLAVLGLVWAAHALRPERRPDLVLGTLDGGDTSVVVSAAAAAEAVAAQAAELPGVGRARARLVGSEAAPAIRVTLWLADDADVRDVLARLDSEVLATARGSLGVTDLPAAVRLELDHLQPGPRVS; this is encoded by the coding sequence GTGACCACCGACCTGCCGAAGACCACCGGTGCCGGCTCGTCCGCGCTGCGGCGGCGGGCCGCCGCGGCGAGCGCGCGCTCCACCGCGGGCGAGCGCACGCTCGCCGTGGTGGTCGGGCTCGTCCTGCTCGCCGCGGGCACCCTCGTCACGCTCCTGTCCTACGGGGTCTTCGGCACGGCCCGCGCGAGCCGGCCGCTGCTGGACCCGATGATCGTCGACGCGTTGCGCGCGCAGCCGCTCGTCGCCCTGGTCGCCGCGATCGTCGGCGGGCTGCTGCTCGCCGTGCTCGGGCTCGTCTGGGCGGCGCACGCCCTGCGCCCGGAGCGCCGCCCCGACCTGGTGCTCGGCACCCTCGACGGCGGCGACACCTCCGTCGTCGTGAGCGCCGCGGCGGCGGCAGAGGCCGTTGCGGCGCAGGCCGCCGAGCTGCCCGGGGTCGGGCGGGCCAGGGCCCGGCTCGTGGGCTCCGAGGCCGCGCCGGCCATCCGCGTCACGCTCTGGCTCGCCGACGACGCCGACGTCCGCGACGTGCTCGCCCGCCTCGACTCCGAGGTGCTCGCCACTGCCCGCGGTTCCCTCGGCGTCACCGACCTCCCCGCGGCCGTGCGGCTGGAGCTCGACCACCTCCAGCCGGGCCCCCGCGTGTCCTAG
- a CDS encoding alpha/beta fold hydrolase, giving the protein MARPPRHAVGAAQRPRSSARLVALLCLVVALAGCTVGPSERPPVAVRGENVPAAPGQPTPTAEPVLPEPEPQRATIPFFECTEDTLVTLVEPVPADRQLQVDCGDLTVPADPDQPSRGAVTLGVIRVGEAGAPADRPPLLVLGDSTREPSTRHAAILAGQVDPALLQHYTLVGIDRRGAGEDILHCAPDDARAALVDADAGATGEADLALLLERARAVVQECNLTLDGGLGSYRTAASAADVELLRAALGVERLSAVGVGDGAAALAMWARSAPRSVGRLVLDGPPHPTQDEPDLTDTRAAAAEAALGAFGVACSARPDCPLGPDPRATVASLLAQLERRPLVTTDGSRLTAGATVTALLSGLGEPRRWPALAAALAAANAGDPVPMLTILAPLTGPRGLFDGMLATSCNDTQRRLAPGEIAEVAQRWTGAYPTFGATLALRLLACAPWPTGREARLTGQAEAAPPILVIGTAADPRGALDGSRRTADSLATARFISWQGAGTGAYPRTSCISGVVDAMLLDGVMPDSGTLCPP; this is encoded by the coding sequence GTGGCACGACCACCGCGTCACGCGGTCGGAGCTGCGCAGCGACCGCGGTCCTCAGCCCGCCTGGTGGCGCTGCTCTGCCTCGTCGTCGCGCTCGCCGGCTGCACGGTCGGCCCCTCCGAACGTCCGCCGGTGGCCGTGCGCGGCGAGAACGTCCCGGCGGCACCGGGCCAGCCCACGCCCACCGCCGAGCCCGTCCTCCCGGAACCGGAGCCGCAGCGGGCGACGATCCCGTTCTTCGAGTGCACCGAGGACACGCTCGTCACGCTCGTGGAGCCGGTGCCCGCCGACCGCCAGCTCCAGGTGGACTGCGGGGACCTCACCGTGCCCGCCGATCCCGACCAGCCGTCGCGCGGCGCCGTGACCCTCGGCGTGATCCGCGTCGGGGAGGCCGGAGCGCCCGCCGACCGGCCACCGCTGCTCGTGCTCGGCGACAGCACCCGCGAGCCGTCCACCCGCCACGCGGCCATACTCGCCGGGCAGGTCGACCCGGCCCTGCTGCAGCACTACACGCTCGTGGGCATCGACCGGCGCGGTGCGGGCGAGGACATCCTGCACTGCGCGCCGGACGACGCTCGCGCGGCGCTCGTCGACGCCGACGCCGGAGCCACCGGTGAGGCGGACCTCGCCCTGCTGCTCGAACGGGCGCGCGCGGTGGTGCAGGAGTGCAACCTCACGCTCGACGGCGGCCTGGGCAGCTACCGGACCGCCGCGTCCGCCGCGGACGTCGAGCTGCTGCGCGCCGCCCTCGGGGTGGAGCGGCTGTCCGCGGTCGGTGTGGGCGACGGCGCCGCCGCGCTCGCCATGTGGGCCAGGTCGGCGCCGCGTTCCGTCGGGCGCCTGGTGCTCGACGGGCCACCGCACCCCACGCAGGACGAGCCCGATCTCACCGACACCCGCGCCGCGGCCGCCGAAGCCGCTCTCGGAGCGTTCGGGGTGGCCTGCTCCGCACGCCCGGACTGCCCGCTCGGGCCCGACCCGCGCGCCACGGTCGCCTCCCTCCTCGCCCAGCTCGAACGCCGGCCGCTGGTCACCACCGACGGCAGCCGGCTCACCGCGGGCGCCACCGTCACCGCGCTGCTGTCCGGGCTCGGCGAACCGAGGCGATGGCCCGCGCTCGCGGCGGCTCTCGCCGCGGCGAACGCGGGCGACCCGGTCCCGATGCTGACGATCCTCGCCCCGCTGACCGGGCCGCGCGGGCTGTTCGACGGGATGCTCGCCACCAGCTGCAACGACACGCAGCGGCGCCTCGCCCCCGGCGAGATCGCTGAGGTCGCGCAGCGGTGGACCGGTGCGTACCCGACGTTCGGGGCGACGCTCGCGCTGCGACTGCTCGCGTGCGCGCCGTGGCCGACCGGACGGGAGGCCCGGCTCACCGGGCAGGCCGAGGCCGCGCCCCCGATCCTCGTGATCGGCACGGCCGCCGACCCGCGCGGCGCGCTCGACGGCTCCCGGCGCACGGCCGACTCCCTCGCCACCGCCCGCTTCATCAGCTGGCAGGGCGCGGGCACCGGGGCCTACCCGCGCACCTCGTGCATCAGCGGTGTCGTGGACGCGATGCTGCTCGACGGCGTGATGCCCGACTCCGGCACCCTCTGCCCGCCCTGA
- a CDS encoding DUF732 domain-containing protein: MAGEAVSGRYGAARHAVADEGGSRHHPASEDRSLVDRLLGGGEEQAFDWGWGDPASGDLVSDREPLHDIPELWGSDERTARELGRPDGAEEKHFPTPRLHGENSLDDDQAGARGDDESDWSDRRLDDPGSDDWGAPALAVEDRRPDVGDSFARAFGDPVPGRDRAAEAGEHEVEHGIEHSVDDRRFDGTGLDGAGPENPGLGGDALDALSTGRVHAEIGPLGDSPRDRSAPDRAPQDDVPMDGDHVGSRAGADPLDRSPLAPPFPNRDPYEGERSGHEAPGHEPGEHLDRISAGRDPREREQPRPALFDRDPLNGDPMNRDPVNWDRLNRNPFDHDSPDRNWPDRDTRPRSGPPTGEPADHLPSDQGPLERPRGDGDRFSGGFPGDPDRFERDPQERGPNDPDALATEPPERKLVDADPRLRRWADRNRPSGAPRIGRPPSLFADESATPDPLGAEQVGEDRGGEAPRNGDQRNGHQHNDDQGSDLFAPDQFGADVLGAGPDGRNRPDAGPDPRDADQFADPAFTESALTGRIRITDADSPGPDRPLQEPPAGDPAPRDTSEQGPPSGPDPLDVTPDPTTAFTAVAPAASARPSAPDAPELPLEEYTARRRAAEQAAASAEEAAASAAERASAAIAAAARAAEEAEAAAEAAAKAAEKANAAAEAEVRAIADAAARGETPAQQGTPEPPTQAVPLIAPARAPGRRPPPRRPAGPPPRGARPEEPGRSGGPPPRAAHQNAPLRGGTDGDATAVLTGLDALRDPVRPRRQEPAPAEVTTIAPRRQEAETVRESDDADDVDDAEHDDEPEERGLAGRLTSRPVLAAVGVGAVLVLAAIVAIFTTSEPEAAPAEAAPAAVSAPVAQQPEPTAQPVDLDGRKAVAFLTALRDADIPTSSSGQAEVEAADAICSQLDQGADEAQLARSVPAVLPNVTRGQASDVVDYAKQFYC, from the coding sequence ATGGCCGGTGAGGCGGTGAGTGGGCGCTACGGCGCGGCCCGGCATGCCGTGGCCGACGAGGGTGGGTCGCGGCACCACCCGGCCTCCGAGGACAGATCCCTGGTCGACCGGTTGCTGGGCGGGGGCGAGGAGCAGGCCTTCGACTGGGGTTGGGGGGACCCGGCGAGCGGCGACCTCGTCTCGGATCGGGAACCGCTGCACGACATCCCGGAGCTGTGGGGGTCGGACGAGCGCACCGCTCGGGAACTCGGCCGTCCGGACGGCGCCGAGGAGAAGCACTTCCCGACACCGCGCCTGCACGGCGAGAACTCCCTCGACGACGACCAGGCCGGCGCCCGCGGCGACGACGAGAGCGACTGGTCGGATCGGAGGCTGGACGACCCGGGCAGCGACGACTGGGGCGCACCCGCCCTCGCCGTCGAGGACCGGCGTCCCGACGTCGGCGACTCCTTCGCACGCGCGTTCGGCGACCCCGTGCCCGGCCGGGACCGCGCCGCGGAGGCCGGGGAGCACGAGGTCGAGCACGGGATCGAGCACAGCGTGGACGATCGCCGGTTCGACGGCACGGGCCTCGACGGTGCAGGGCCCGAGAACCCGGGCCTCGGCGGCGACGCGCTCGACGCGCTCTCGACGGGGCGGGTCCACGCCGAGATCGGCCCGCTCGGCGACAGCCCACGAGATCGGAGCGCGCCGGACCGTGCGCCGCAGGACGATGTCCCCATGGACGGTGATCACGTCGGCTCCCGGGCCGGGGCGGATCCGCTGGATCGATCGCCCCTCGCGCCGCCGTTCCCGAACCGCGATCCGTACGAGGGGGAGCGGTCGGGCCACGAGGCGCCCGGCCACGAACCCGGGGAGCACCTCGACCGGATCTCGGCCGGCCGGGATCCTCGTGAACGCGAGCAGCCCCGCCCCGCGCTGTTCGACCGAGACCCGTTGAACGGCGACCCGATGAACAGGGACCCGGTGAACTGGGACCGGCTGAACCGCAACCCGTTCGATCACGACTCGCCGGATCGCAACTGGCCGGACCGGGACACGCGTCCCCGCAGCGGCCCGCCGACCGGTGAGCCCGCCGACCACCTGCCCTCCGACCAGGGACCGCTCGAGCGGCCCCGCGGCGACGGCGACCGGTTCAGCGGCGGATTCCCGGGCGACCCCGATCGTTTCGAGCGCGATCCGCAGGAGCGCGGTCCGAACGACCCCGACGCGCTGGCCACGGAGCCGCCGGAGCGGAAGCTGGTGGACGCGGACCCGCGGCTGCGCCGCTGGGCCGATCGCAACCGGCCCAGTGGTGCGCCCCGCATCGGCCGTCCGCCGTCCCTGTTCGCCGACGAGTCCGCGACACCCGACCCGCTGGGCGCCGAACAGGTCGGCGAGGACCGGGGCGGCGAAGCGCCGCGCAACGGTGACCAGCGCAACGGTCACCAGCACAACGATGACCAGGGCAGCGACCTGTTCGCTCCGGACCAGTTCGGGGCCGACGTGCTCGGTGCCGGCCCGGACGGCCGCAACCGTCCCGACGCGGGACCGGACCCGCGCGACGCGGACCAGTTCGCCGACCCCGCCTTCACCGAGAGCGCCCTCACCGGACGCATCCGCATCACCGACGCGGACTCTCCGGGCCCCGATCGCCCGCTCCAGGAGCCACCGGCCGGAGACCCGGCGCCCCGGGACACGTCCGAGCAGGGGCCGCCGTCGGGGCCCGACCCGCTCGACGTGACGCCCGATCCCACCACCGCGTTCACCGCGGTCGCCCCGGCCGCGTCGGCCCGGCCCAGCGCTCCGGACGCTCCCGAACTTCCGCTGGAGGAGTACACCGCTCGCCGTCGCGCCGCCGAGCAGGCCGCCGCGTCCGCCGAGGAGGCGGCGGCATCGGCCGCTGAACGCGCCTCCGCCGCCATCGCCGCGGCGGCCCGCGCGGCCGAGGAGGCCGAGGCGGCGGCCGAGGCCGCCGCGAAGGCGGCCGAGAAGGCCAACGCTGCGGCCGAGGCCGAGGTCCGGGCGATCGCCGACGCCGCCGCCCGCGGCGAGACACCCGCCCAGCAGGGCACCCCGGAACCGCCCACCCAGGCCGTCCCGCTGATCGCGCCGGCCCGCGCCCCCGGCAGGCGTCCCCCGCCGCGTCGCCCCGCCGGGCCGCCGCCCCGCGGCGCCCGGCCCGAGGAGCCCGGGCGCTCCGGCGGGCCTCCGCCCCGTGCCGCTCACCAGAACGCGCCGCTTCGCGGCGGCACGGACGGGGATGCCACCGCCGTTCTGACCGGCTTGGACGCGTTGCGCGACCCCGTCCGGCCCCGGCGCCAGGAGCCTGCGCCCGCCGAGGTGACGACCATCGCCCCCCGGCGCCAGGAAGCGGAGACCGTCCGCGAGTCGGACGACGCCGACGACGTCGACGACGCGGAGCACGACGACGAGCCGGAGGAGCGCGGCCTGGCCGGCCGCCTCACCTCCCGGCCGGTCCTCGCCGCCGTCGGGGTGGGGGCGGTGCTCGTGCTGGCCGCGATCGTCGCGATCTTCACGACGTCCGAGCCCGAGGCGGCACCGGCGGAGGCGGCACCGGCCGCCGTGAGCGCCCCGGTGGCGCAACAGCCCGAGCCCACGGCACAGCCCGTCGACCTGGACGGCCGGAAGGCGGTCGCCTTCCTCACCGCGCTGCGCGACGCCGACATCCCCACGAGCAGCAGCGGCCAGGCCGAGGTCGAGGCCGCCGACGCGATCTGTTCACAGCTCGACCAGGGCGCGGACGAGGCGCAGCTCGCGCGGTCGGTGCCCGCGGTGCTCCCGAACGTCACGCGTGGCCAGGCGAGCGACGTAGTGGACTACGCCAAGCAGTTCTACTGCTGA
- a CDS encoding DUF6286 domain-containing protein encodes MRVLLRVLAPLLGLAVALVGVLVLLEVVAASVRPDDGDGLVVPWPDWYATLGRTAWSDVPVPGIAIGAAVLGLLLVLVGLLARRPDIAVEGPAPEITVTTSPRVLARLVGRRVRAADEVAAASVTASRRRVSVAAEAWNDAGPALADRVRTRVEDLLDEVPLRRRPRVTVTVQDRKGPR; translated from the coding sequence GTGCGCGTGCTGCTGCGAGTGCTCGCCCCGCTGCTCGGCCTCGCCGTGGCCCTGGTCGGGGTGCTGGTGCTCCTGGAGGTGGTCGCCGCGTCGGTGCGGCCCGACGACGGGGACGGGCTCGTCGTGCCGTGGCCGGACTGGTATGCCACGCTCGGGCGGACCGCATGGAGTGACGTCCCGGTGCCGGGCATCGCGATCGGCGCCGCCGTCCTCGGGCTGTTGCTCGTGCTCGTGGGGCTGCTGGCCCGACGCCCCGACATCGCGGTCGAGGGGCCTGCGCCCGAGATCACCGTCACCACGTCGCCCCGCGTGCTCGCGCGCCTCGTCGGCCGCAGGGTGCGCGCCGCGGACGAGGTGGCCGCCGCGTCCGTCACGGCGTCCCGGCGCAGGGTGTCGGTGGCCGCCGAGGCCTGGAACGACGCCGGTCCCGCGCTCGCCGATCGGGTACGCACCCGCGTGGAGGACCTGCTCGACGAGGTGCCGCTGCGCAGGCGCCCACGGGTGACCGTGACGGTGCAGGACCGGAAGGGACCCCGGTGA